The DNA region GGTGCGCCAGCGCGATCGGCAGCGGCATCAGCTCGGGGGTGTCCGAGCAGGCGTAGCCGAACATCAGGCCCTGGTCGCCCGCGCCCTGGCGGTTGATCTCGTCCTCGTCGGATTCCACACGGGATTCGTATGCGGTGTCGACGCCCTGCGCGATGTCCGGCGACTGGGAGCCGATCGCGACGTTGACGCCGCACGAGTTGCCGTCGAAGCCCTTGGCCGAGGAGTCGTAGCCGATCTTCAGGATCACGTCGCGGACGATGGTCGGGATGTCCGCGTAGGCCTCAGTGGTCACCTCGCCGGCGACGTGCACCTGCCCGGTGGTGATGAGGGTTTCGACGGCCACCCGGCTGCGCGGGTCCTTGGCCAGCAGGCCGTCCAGGATCGAGTCGCTGATGGCATCGCAAATTTTGTCGGGATGACCCTCAGTCACCGATTCCGATGTGAACAGTCTGCTCGTGGACGCGGTCACGGTGCCCGTCACTCCCTCACCTAGACGTCTGATGCCTAGAAAGTTAGGCACCCCTCAGCTCGAACTCAAGCCTACTGACTATCGCTTTGGGGGCTCTCAACGCTTCATCAAGGTCACAACAGCATCCCACAATGTGGACGCCAGTTCGGCCTTGGCGCCGAGCGGGATCGGGATTTCGGTGCCGTCGGCCCCGAGCAGCCAGCCCGAGTTGTCCTCGGTCCCGAAGGCCTTCCCTTCACCGACGGCGTTCACCACCAGCAGATCCGCGCCCTTGCGCTTGAGTTTGACCCGGGCGTGGTCGAGGACGCCACCCTTATCGTCCCCTGTTTCGGCGGCGAACCCGACGACCACCTGCCCCTGGGCGCGATTCCGCACCAGCTCGGCCAGGATGTCCGCGTTGCGGGCGAGCTCGACGACGGGATCCGGCGTGTCGTCGGACTTCTTGATCTTGTGGTCGGCCCGGTTCGACGGCCGGAAGTCGGCGACGGCGGCGGCCATCACGAGCACGTCGGCGGAGGCCGCCTCGGCGTGCATGGCCTGGCGCAGCTCCTCGGCGGTCGACACGTGGACGACCTTCGCGCCCGCGGGCTCCGGCAGCGCGACTGTGTGCGCGGTGACCAGGGTGACCTCGGCGCCACGCTGGGCGGCGACGCGTGCCAGCGCGTACCCCTGTTTGCCCGACGAGCGGTTGCCCAGATACCGGACCGGGTCCAGCGGTTCACGGGTGCCGCCCGCGGAGATCGCCACGCGCACGCCTTCGAGGTCGCGCGGGAGGGCGTTCGGCACGGCGAGCAGGAGCCGGGCGAGGTCGACGATCTCGGCGGGGTCGGCGAGCCGTCCCTTGCCGGTGTCGGCGCCGGTGAGCCTGCCGGCGGCGGGTTCGGCGACGATCAGGCCGCGCGAACGCAGCAGCGCCACGTTGTCGCGGGTGGCCGGGTGCTCCCACATCTCGGTGTGCATCGCCGGGAAGAAGGCGACCGGGCACCGGGCGGTGAGCAGGGTGTTCGTCAGCAGATCGTCCGCGATGCCGTGCGCGGCCTTGGCGAGCAGGTTCGCCGTGGCGGGCACGACGATCACCAGGTCGGCTTCCTTGCCGACGCGGACGTGCTGGACCTCGGGCACTTCGGTGAACACGCCGGTGTGCACCGGGTTCCCGGAGAGTGCCTCGAAGGTGGCCGCGCCGACGAAGTTCAGCGCGGCTTCGGTGGGGACCACGCGGACGTCGTGACCGGATTCGGTCAGTCCGCGCAGGACCTCACAGGCCTTGTAGGCGGCGATCCCGCCACCTACGCCCAGTACGACGCGAGGCTTATTCACCCTCGGTGTGCTCGAGCAGGCCGCCGTGGATCTCGCGCAGGGCGATGGACAGCGGCTTCTCGCGCGGGCCCGGCTCGACCAGCGGGCCGACGTACTCCAGCAGGCCCTCGCCCAGCTGGGCGTAGTAGTCGTTGATCTGGCGAGCGCGCTTGGCCGAGTAGATCACCAGCGCGTACTTCGAGCTGACCTTCTCGAGGAGGTCGTCGATGGGCGGGTTGGTGATGCCTTCGAGCTCTTCGTGCAGCGTGGCCTGAGTCGTCACTCGTGGTGCTCCGAATCTTCGGTAGAGATGTCGCCGGTTATCAAGTTTAGCAACCGCTCGGCGGCCTCTCGCACGTCGGCGTTGACGACGCGCTCGTCGAACTCCCCGGCGGCGGCGAGTTCGCGTTCGGCCTCGGCGAGCCTGGCCTTCACCGCGGCCTGGTTCTCGGTGCCGCGGCCGGTCAGCCTGCCGACCAGTTCTTCCCACGACGGCGGCATCAGCATCACCAGCCGGGCCTCCGGCATCGCCTTGCGGACCTGCCGCGCGCCCTGGAGTTCGATCTCCAGTATCGCGTTGCGGCCTTCGGCTAGCACCCGCTCGACGGGCCCGCGCGGGGTGCCGTAGCAGTTGCCCGCGAACTCGGCGTGTTCGAGCAGTTCGCCGCCGGCGACCATGCGGTCGAACTCGGCCCGGTCGATGAAGTGGTAGTGCTCGCCGTCCACCTCACCCGGCCTCGGCTTCCTGGTGGTCACCGAGACGCTGAAATAGATCTCCGGATCCAGCTTGCGTAGCTCCTTGGCCACGCTCGACTTCCCGACCCCCGAAGGCCCTGAGACGACCGTGAGCCGGTGCCGGGATTCGACTCCCGCCACCGGCTCACCGCCGCGGTCAGCGCCCGGGTTCACCGGGTGGTCCTGACCGGTGCCGCTCACTCGCCGCTGAATTCGGCCAGCAGCGCCTTGCGCTGCCGGTCGCCGAGGCCGCGAAGACGACGGCTGGGTGCGATCTCCAGTCGTTCCATGGTCTGCTGGGCACGGACCTTGCCGACGCCCGGAAGAGCCTCGAGCAGAGCCGAGACCTTCATCTTGCCGAGGACTTCGTTCTCCTCGGCCTGCTTCAACACGTCGACCAGAGTGGTACCGCCCCGCTTCAGCCGCTCCTTCAGCTCAGCACGGATGCGGCGGGCGGCGGCGGCCTTCTCCAGCGCCGCAGCGCGCTGTTCCTCTGTCAGCTGGGGAAGTGCCACGTTTTCCTCCGGTAGTTCTCAAATCTGGGTGGGTGTGGCGACGGTACCCACCCGTTACCTCGGGCCACAATGCGGGGGTGGCTGGTCATGACGGATTCCCGGGCCTGCTATTGGCCTTTTTCCAGGGGACCGAGGGAATCCCGGGTCCGCCGAACGGCCGCACGCAACGCCTCCGGGTCCGGTCCGTTCTTGAGGACGTCACGGGAGGACGCCGGGAGCACACCCGGGAGTCCTGGGCCGAAAAGGCCCCGAAGATCGGCCACGGTGGCTCCCTGGGCCCCGAAACCGGGCGCCAGGATCGGACCGTTCAGCTTGCTCAGGTCGAGCTCCCCCGGCGCGACGGTGGCGCCGACGACGACGCCGATGTCACCCAGGGGGCCGACGCCCGCGTTGTACGCGGCCGCCGTGTCGACGATGTCCTGCGCGACGGTCTTTCCGTTGGGCAGCAAGGCGTTCTGCAATCCCTGCGCCTCCGGGTTGGAGGTGCGCGCGAGGACGATCAGCCCCTTGCCCTGCGCCTGCGCGACGTCGATCGCGGGAGCGAGCGAACCGAACCCGAGGTACGGCGACACCGTGATGGCGTCCGCCTCGAACTCCGCCCCGGACGGCAGGAACGCCGCCGTGTACGCCGCCATCGTCGAACCGATGTCGCCGCGTTTGACGTCCAGCAGGACGAGCGCGCCCGCTTCCCGGCACACCTTCATCGTCTTGGCCAGAACAGCGACCCCAGGAGGCCCGTAGGCCTCGAAAAAGGCCGACTGGGGCTTGATCACCGCGACCTCGGGCGCGAGCGTCTCAGCGGCCGTGAGGGCGAACTTCTCCAAACCGCTCGCGTCCGCGGGGAGACCCCACGCCTGGAGCAACCCGGGATGGGGGTCGATCCCGGCGCAGAGCGGCCCCTTCTCCGCGACCGCCCGCGCCAGCCTCGCCCCGAACCGCTCGCTCATGCCTTGGCCTTCAGCGCCGCCTGCAGGCTCTGCAGCGACCGCACGCCGATGTCGCCCTTGATGACGGCCTCTATCCCGTGCACGGCCGCCGCCGCGCCCTGCACCGTGGTGATGCAGGGGATGTCCCGCGACACCGCGGCGGTGCGGATCTCGTAGCCGTCGATGCGGGGACCGCTGTTGCCGTAAGGGGTGTTGATCACCATCTGCACCTCGCCGCTGAGGATGACGTCGACGACGTTCTGTTCGCCTTCGGCGGAACCCTCGTAGTGCTTGCGCACGACGGTGCAGGCGATCCCGTTGCGCCGCAACACTTCCGCGGTGCCCGACGTGGCGAGGATCTCGAAACCGAGGTCCGCCAGCCGCTTCACCGGGAACACCAGCGAACGCTTGTCGCGGTTGGCGACGGAGACGAACACCTTGCCCGACGTCGGCAGCGAACCGTAGGCACCGGCCTGCGACTTGGCGAACGCCTTGCCGAAGGAGACGTCCACGCCCATGACCTCGCCGGTGGACTTCATCTCCGGGCCGAGCAGCGAGTCGACGCCGTGCCCCTCGGGGGTGCGGAAGCGGTGGAACGGCAGGACCGCCTCCTTGACCGCGACCGGCGAATCGGCGGGCAGGTGACCGCCGTCACCCTCGGCCGGGAGGACACCGGACTCGCGCAGATCCTTGATCGACGAGCCGGTCATGATCAGCGCCGCGGCCTTCGCCAGCGGCACCGCGGTCGCCTTCGACACGAACGGCACCGTCCGCGACGCGCGCGGGTTGGCCTCCA from Amycolatopsis sp. EV170708-02-1 includes:
- the gmk gene encoding guanylate kinase; translated protein: MSGTGQDHPVNPGADRGGEPVAGVESRHRLTVVSGPSGVGKSSVAKELRKLDPEIYFSVSVTTRKPRPGEVDGEHYHFIDRAEFDRMVAGGELLEHAEFAGNCYGTPRGPVERVLAEGRNAILEIELQGARQVRKAMPEARLVMLMPPSWEELVGRLTGRGTENQAAVKARLAEAERELAAAGEFDERVVNADVREAAERLLNLITGDISTEDSEHHE
- the coaBC gene encoding bifunctional phosphopantothenoylcysteine decarboxylase/phosphopantothenate--cysteine ligase CoaBC; this translates as MNKPRVVLGVGGGIAAYKACEVLRGLTESGHDVRVVPTEAALNFVGAATFEALSGNPVHTGVFTEVPEVQHVRVGKEADLVIVVPATANLLAKAAHGIADDLLTNTLLTARCPVAFFPAMHTEMWEHPATRDNVALLRSRGLIVAEPAAGRLTGADTGKGRLADPAEIVDLARLLLAVPNALPRDLEGVRVAISAGGTREPLDPVRYLGNRSSGKQGYALARVAAQRGAEVTLVTAHTVALPEPAGAKVVHVSTAEELRQAMHAEAASADVLVMAAAVADFRPSNRADHKIKKSDDTPDPVVELARNADILAELVRNRAQGQVVVGFAAETGDDKGGVLDHARVKLKRKGADLLVVNAVGEGKAFGTEDNSGWLLGADGTEIPIPLGAKAELASTLWDAVVTLMKR
- the pyrF gene encoding orotidine-5'-phosphate decarboxylase, giving the protein MSERFGARLARAVAEKGPLCAGIDPHPGLLQAWGLPADASGLEKFALTAAETLAPEVAVIKPQSAFFEAYGPPGVAVLAKTMKVCREAGALVLLDVKRGDIGSTMAAYTAAFLPSGAEFEADAITVSPYLGFGSLAPAIDVAQAQGKGLIVLARTSNPEAQGLQNALLPNGKTVAQDIVDTAAAYNAGVGPLGDIGVVVGATVAPGELDLSKLNGPILAPGFGAQGATVADLRGLFGPGLPGVLPASSRDVLKNGPDPEALRAAVRRTRDSLGPLEKGQ
- the mihF gene encoding integration host factor, actinobacterial type; this encodes MALPQLTEEQRAAALEKAAAARRIRAELKERLKRGGTTLVDVLKQAEENEVLGKMKVSALLEALPGVGKVRAQQTMERLEIAPSRRLRGLGDRQRKALLAEFSGE
- the rpoZ gene encoding DNA-directed RNA polymerase subunit omega, producing the protein MTTQATLHEELEGITNPPIDDLLEKVSSKYALVIYSAKRARQINDYYAQLGEGLLEYVGPLVEPGPREKPLSIALREIHGGLLEHTEGE